The following proteins are encoded in a genomic region of Brachypodium distachyon strain Bd21 chromosome 1, Brachypodium_distachyon_v3.0, whole genome shotgun sequence:
- the LOC100831485 gene encoding protein argonaute 7, with protein sequence MEREGEAKNERKARGGGGDSRTAASNGGGGKGRRTWKGAYGGGGGGYRQYPIIQAYPALLPLPVNAGRNRTHINGAVALPLPPPVLLYLQPPPPLHLLSTCYGKPMPGAVQRGPMWTHKPSKKPPPPPHAVTAALLPLPKGSNTLQTEKFFMHKKTSQVGMDNGNTHHRSSNNQQGTPIARRPDSGGVEGAVIPLSANHFLVRFDPDQKIFHYDVNIFPHPSKETARMIKNKLVEENSSVLSGALPAFDGRRDLYSPFEFQEDKAEFFVSLPVTSARCSVVKNNGYILDQQKFKVFKVNIRLVSKLSGEYLNKYLSKDKDGISLPQDYLHALDVILREGAMESSVLVGRSLYPRSMGEAKDIGGGAVGLRGFFQSLRPTKQGLALNVDLSLTAFHESTGMIAYLQKRCDFLKDLPHDKNRALAQEERRDVEKALRNIRVFVCHRETNQRYHVHSLTEETTENLKFRDRSGKDLMVMDYFKEQYNHDIQFRNLPCLQIGRSKPCYVPMELCVVCEGQKFLGKLSDEQTSKILKMGCQRPSERKGIINGAVEEAFGAKRNSYADQFNLQVSKDMTQLSGRVLLPPKLKFGGGGRIKDITPQRFDRQWSLLDSHVTEGSKIKSWALISFGGTPEQHSCIPKFVNQLSSRCEQLGIYLNKKTVISPLFERIQLLNSVCILESKLKKIQEAASGNLQLLICVMERRHRGYADLKRIAETSIGVVTQCCLYPNLSKLTVQFVANLALKMNAKLGGCNVSLYNSLPCQIPRIFSDDEPVMFMGADVTHPHPLDDSSPSVVAVVASMNWPSANKYISRMRSQTHRKEIIEHLDVMAGELLEEFLKEVGKLPARIIFFRDGVSETQFDKVLKEEMHAVRMTCSRYPGYKPLITFIVVQKRHHTRLFHREKNGGSTHYSDQNIPPGTVVDTVITHPREFDFYLCSHWGTKGTSRPTHYHILLDENKFGSDELQQLIHNLCYTFVRCTRPVSLVPPAYYAHLAAYRGKLYLERSDSVPTSRTTLYSTTPLQTPPLPKLSDSVKRLMFYC encoded by the exons atggagagggagggggaggcCAAGAACGAGAGGAAGGCcagaggtggaggaggcgatAGCAGAACCGCTGCTAGtaatggtggcggcgggaaaGGGAGGAGGACGTGGAAGGGTGCTTACGGTGGTGGGGGCGGCGGCTACAGACAGTACCCGATCATCCAGGCCTACCCGGCgctcctgccgctgccggtAAACGCCGGCCGCAACCGCACGCATATTAATGGCGCGGTCGCGctgcctctgccgccgccggtacTGCTATacctgcagccgccgccgccgctgcacctGCTCTCCACGTGCTACGGGAAGCCCATGCCGGGCGCGGTGCAGAGGGGGCCAATGTGGACGCACAAGCCATCcaagaagccgccgccgcccccacaCGCCGTCACCGCCGCGCTGCTGCCGCTCCCCAAGG GTTCCAACACACTTCAGACTGAAAAGTTTTTCATGCATAAGAAAACATCTCAGGTGGGGATGGATAATGGAAACACCCATCACAGGTCCTCTAACAATCAACAGGGAACACCCATTGCACGGAGACCTGACTCTGGTGGGGTTGAGGGGGCTGTGATTCCTCTTTCTGCAAACCATTTCCTTGTGCGGTTTGATCCTGATCAAAAGATATTCCATTACGATGTTAACATATTCCCACATCCATCAAAGGAAACTGCAAGAATGATTAAGAACAAACTTGTAGAAGAAAATTCAAGCGTTCTATCGGGTGCTCTGCCGGCTTTTGATGGCCGCAGGGACCTTTATAGTCCTTTTGAGTTTCAGGAGGACAAGGCTGAGTTCTTTGTCAGTCTTCCAGTTACATCAGCAAGATGTTCAGTAGTTAAAAATAATGGTTACATACTTGACCAACAGAAATTTAAGGTTTTTAAGGTGAACATTCGATTGGTTTCCAAGCTAAGTGGTGAGTACTTGAACAAGTATTTGAGCAAAGATAAGGATGGCATTTCTCTTCCTCAAGATTACCTCCATGCGTTGGATGTCATCTTGCGAGAAGGTGCTATGGAAAGTTCTGTTCTGGTAGGCCGGTCTTTGTATCCACGCTCCATGGGAGAAGCAAAGGATATTGGTGGTGGGGCTGTTGGTTTAAGAGGTTTCTTTCAGAGCTTGAGGCCAACCAAGCAAGGTCTTGCACTTAATGTTGATCTCTCACTCACAGCATTCCATGAGAGCACGGGCATGATTGCATACTTGCAGAAGCGGTGTGACTTCTTGAAAGACCTTCCGCATGACAAAAATAGGGCTTTGGCacaagaggagaggagggacgTCGAGAAAGCACTGAGAAACATTAGGGTTTTTGTGTGCCACCGTGAGACCAACCAAAGGTACCACGTGCATAGCTTGACCGAGGAGACAACAGAAAATCTCAAGTTTCGAGACCGAAGTGGGAAAGACCTTATGGTGATGGATTACTTCAAGGAGCAATACAATCATGATATCCAATTCAGGAACCTGCCATGCTTGCAGATCGGTAGAAGCAAACCATGTTATGTGCCAATGGAGCTTTGTGTAGTTTGTGAGGGTCAGAAGTTTCTTGGCAAGCTCTCAGATGAACAAACATCCAAGATTCTCAAGATGGGTTGCCAAAGACCAAGTGAGAGAAAAGGAATCATAAATGGCGCTGTTGAAGAAGCCTTTGGTGCAAAACG TAATTCTTATGCCGATCAATTCAATCTCCAAGTGTCCAAGGACATGACACAACTCTCTGGGAGGGTTCTCTTGCCACCAAAACTGAAATTCGGCGGTGGAGGGCGCATTAAGGATATAACACCACAGCGATTTGATCGGCAATGGAGCTTGCTGGACAGCCATGTTACTGAGGGCTCCAAGATAAAGAGCTGGGCCTTGATAAGCTTTGGTGGTACCCCGGAGCAGCACTCCTGCATTCCAAAATTTGTCAACCAGCTATCAAGTCGGTGTGAGCAGCTGGGAATTTATCTAAACAAGAAAACTGTGATCAGCCCGTTGTTTGAACGGATTCAACTCCTTAACAGTGTGTGCATTTTGGAGAGCAAGCTCAAGAAAATTCAAGAAGCTGCATCAGGCAACCTGCAATTGCTAATATGTGTCATGGAACGGAGGCACCGAGGCTATGCTGATTTGAAGCGAATTGCTGAAACATCCATTGGTGTTGTGACACAGTGTTGCCTTTACCCCAACTTAAGCAAGCTGACCGTGCAATTTGTGGCCAATTTAGCCCTGAAGATGAATGCTAAGCTTGGTGGATGCAATGTTTCCCTCTACAACAGCTTGCCATGCCAAATTCCTAGAATATTTTCAGATGATGAACCAGTGATGTTCATGGGTGCTGATGTTACACACCCACATCCACTTGACGACTCGAGCCCATCAGTGGTTGCTGTAGTTGCAAGCATGAATTGGCCTTCAGCAAATAAGTACATCTCCAGAATGAGGTCGCAGACGCACCGGAAAGAAATAATTGAACACCTGGATGTGATGGCTGGTGAACTACTTGAAGAGTTCCTGAAAGAAGTTGGCAAGCTCCCAGCTCGAATCATATTTTTTCGAGATGGTGTGAGCGAGACACAGTTCGACAAGGTCCTGAAGGAGGAGATGCATGCTGTGCGAATGACATGTTCGAGGTACCCAGGCTACAAGCCCTTAATCACGTTCATCGTTGTACAGAAGAGGCATCACACGAGGCTCTTCCACAGGGAGAAAAATGGCGGCTCGACACACTATTCTGATCAGAACATACCACCTGGAACGGTTGTTGACACCGTGATCACGCACCCAAGGGAATTCGACTTCTACCTGTGCAGCCATTGGGGCACAAAGGGGACAAGCCGTCCGACTCATTACCACATCTTGTTGGATGAGAACAAGTTTGGGTCCGACGAATTGCAGCAGCTGATACATAATCTTTGCTACACTTTTGTGCGGTGCACCAGGCCAGTCTCCCTTGTTCCTCCGGCATACTATGCGCATCTTGCTGCCTATAGAGGCAAGCTGTACCTTGAGAGGTCAGATTCAGTGCCAACCAGCCGCACAACTCTGTACAGTACCACTCCATTGcagacgccgccgctgcctaaGCTCAGTGACAGCGTGAAGAGGCTCATGTTCTATTGCTGA
- the LOC100834991 gene encoding LON peptidase N-terminal domain and RING finger protein 1, with the protein MATPGACFSAALVVEDFPWAEREEMMGMAPDKYREVFDLAQRGARAFRERRFDEAISFYSKAHNLRSGDPVILSNRSCAFCLISQVLRERSAADSEYQPLNGLDPTTHAELALKDADKVVTTGSNSPRPYLLKAYALLLLERYHEARESLLAGLQVDPLSHILQTCLSDLDRNTNTATGARRPRLDRTDDFECTLCFKLLFEPVTTPCGHSFCRSCLHQSMDHGNKCPMCRTVLFIGPRTYPISVTLSNIIQKNFPEEYAERKSEHETTTYAGVDLMPLFVMDVVLPCQKMALNIFEPRYRLMVRRIMEGNHRMGMVAIDSVTGTVADCGCEVEILECEPLPDGRFYLEVEGSRRFRILRSWDEDGYRVAEIEWFQDVSLPEGSQERKDLIERANGASELARTYIRRARETIRPARRTRHLDLESMPGPQDPEKFSFWLVNLINLRPSDKLDLLRLRDTRDRISRSLRLLGDAEQGCRVQ; encoded by the exons ATGGCGACGCCGGGCGCTTGCTTCTCCGCCGCGCTCGTGGTCGAGGATTTCCCATGG gcggagagggaggagatgatGGGGATGGCACCGGACAAGTACCGCGAGGTGTTCGACCTCGCGCAGCGCGGCGCCCGCGCCTTCCGGGAGCGCCGCTTCGACGAG GCAATTTCCTTCTATTCCAAAGCTCATAATTTGAGATCAGGAGATCCTGTTATCCTTAGCAATCGAAGTTGTGCTTTCTGTTT GATAAGTCAAGTATTGAGGGAGAGATCAGCAGCCGATTCAGAGTATCAGCCATTGAATGGCCTTGATCCTACAACGCACGCCGAA TTAGCTCTCAAGGATGCAGATAAGGTAGTAACTACCGGCAGCAACTCTCCCAGACCATATCTTCTCAAGGCATATGCGCTTCTTTTG CTGGAGCGGTATCATGAGGCACGCGAGTCCCTTCTTGCTGGACTTCAAGTTGATCCCCTCAG CCATATCCTGCAAACCTGTCTCAGTGATCTTGATAGAAATACAAATACTGCAACTGGAGCAAGACGCCCAAGGTTAGATAGGACTGATGATTTTGAGTGCACATTGTGTTTTAAGCTATTGTTTGAACCAGTCACCACTCCATGTGGGCACTCATTTTGTCGCTCTTGTTTACATCAGTCCATGGATCATG GCAACAAGTGCCCCATGTGCCGGACAGTTCTATTTATTGGTCCAAGAACCTATCCTATAAG TGTAACATTGAGCAACATAATTCAGAAAAATTTCCCTGAAGAATATGCTGAGAGGAAGTCAGAACATGAGACCACGACATATGCAGGAGTTGATCTGATGCCTCTGTTTGTTATGGATGTTGTATTACCCTGCCAGAAGATGGCACTGAACATCTTTGAACCTCGCTACAGGCTGATG GTAAGGAGGATAATGGAAGGGAATCATCGAATGGGAATG GTTGCTATTGATTCTGTGACAGGCACTGTAGCTGACTGTGGTTGCGAGGTGGAAATCTTGGA GTGTGAGCCACTTCCAGATGGACGTTTTTATCTAGAG GTGGAAGGTTCACGGCGGTTTCGTATCTTGCGATCATGGGATGAGGATGG GTACCGAGTTGCTGAAATCGAGTGGTTCCAAGATGTTTCTCTGCCAGAAGGATCACAAGAGAGAAAAGAT CTAATCGAAAGGGCCAATGGAGCTTCGGAGCTGGCCAGAACATACATTAGGCGTGCTAGAGAGACTATAAGGCCTG CGAGGCGAACGAGACATTTGGATCTTGAGAGCATGCCTGGACCACAGGATCCTGAAAAATTTAGTTTTTGG cTTGTCAACTTGATCAATTTGAGGCCATCGGATAAGTTAGATCTATTGCGTCTTCGTGATACTCGAGAT AGAATTTCTCGTAGCCTTAGATTGCTGGGTGACGCAGAACAAGGTTGCCGTGTACAGTAA